A stretch of the Fodinicurvata sediminis DSM 21159 genome encodes the following:
- a CDS encoding HigA family addiction module antitoxin, with amino-acid sequence MNWTVFVSPPLCLHKILFRVHTLGGDRRMFVRAVHPGIVLKNELEELGLTPMEFARQIDVPPSHVSQIIAGKHAVTSDAALRFGQWFGDDPQFFREPI; translated from the coding sequence ATGAACTGGACTGTTTTTGTGTCCCCACCCCTGTGTCTCCATAAGATACTGTTCCGGGTTCACACGCTTGGTGGAGACCGTCGCATGTTCGTGAGAGCTGTGCATCCCGGGATCGTCCTCAAGAATGAGCTGGAGGAACTCGGCCTCACTCCAATGGAGTTTGCGCGCCAGATTGACGTGCCGCCAAGCCACGTTTCCCAGATAATCGCTGGCAAGCATGCGGTTACCAGCGACGCTGCCCTGCGTTTCGGGCAGTGGTTCGGCGATGATCCGCAG
- the gpt gene encoding xanthine phosphoribosyltransferase has protein sequence MSPSDIPAKTFPVSWWELHRDARALAWRLMANGPYEGIVAITRGGMVPAAIVARELEIRLIDTICIASYDETVQGELKVLKDVQGDGAGWLIIDDLVDTGKTARAVRDRLPKAHFASIYAKPEGRPLVDSFITEVSQDTWILFPWDTDMQAVPPLIKR, from the coding sequence GTGAGCCCCAGTGACATTCCAGCCAAGACCTTTCCCGTTTCCTGGTGGGAACTGCACCGCGATGCTCGGGCGCTGGCCTGGCGCCTGATGGCCAACGGCCCCTACGAGGGCATCGTCGCCATCACCCGCGGCGGCATGGTGCCGGCGGCCATCGTCGCCCGCGAGCTTGAGATCCGCCTGATCGACACGATCTGCATCGCCAGCTATGACGAGACGGTCCAGGGCGAACTGAAGGTCCTGAAGGATGTCCAGGGCGACGGCGCCGGCTGGCTGATCATAGACGACCTGGTGGACACCGGGAAAACCGCACGCGCGGTGCGTGACCGCCTGCCCAAGGCGCATTTCGCCAGCATCTATGCCAAGCCCGAGGGCCGGCCGCTGGTGGACAGCTTCATCACCGAGGTCAGCCAGGACACCTGGATCCTGTTCCCCTGGGACACGGACATGCAGGCCGTCCCCCCGCTCATCAAGCGATAA